A single region of the Cronobacter condimenti 1330 genome encodes:
- the metK gene encoding methionine adenosyltransferase gives MAKHLFTSESVSEGHPDKIADQISDAVLDAILEQDPKARVACETYVKTGMVLVGGEITTSAWVDIEEITRKTVRDIGYVHSDMGFDANSCAVLSAIGKQSPDINQGVDRTDPLEQGAGDQGLMFGYATNETDVLMPAPVTYAHRLVQRQAEVRKNGTLPWLRPDAKSQVTFQYDAGKIVGIDAVVLSTQHAEDIEQHALHEAVMEEIIKPVLPAEWLNESTKYFINPTGRFVIGGPMGDCGLTGRKIIVDTYGGMARHGGGAFSGKDPSKVDRSAAYAARYVAKNIVAAGLADRCEIQVSYAIGVAEPTSIMVETFGTEKIATEQLTLLVREFFDLRPYGLIQMLDLLHPIYKETAAYGHFGREHFPWEKTDKAQVLRDAAGLK, from the coding sequence ATGGCAAAACATCTTTTTACCTCTGAATCCGTCTCAGAGGGACATCCCGATAAAATTGCGGACCAGATCTCCGATGCAGTGCTGGACGCTATTCTTGAGCAGGATCCGAAAGCGCGCGTGGCGTGCGAAACATACGTGAAAACCGGTATGGTGCTGGTCGGCGGTGAAATCACCACCAGCGCGTGGGTTGATATCGAAGAGATTACCCGCAAAACCGTCCGCGACATCGGCTACGTTCATTCCGATATGGGCTTTGACGCTAACTCTTGCGCCGTACTGAGCGCCATCGGCAAACAGTCCCCGGACATTAACCAGGGCGTTGACCGCACCGACCCGCTTGAGCAGGGCGCGGGCGACCAGGGCCTGATGTTCGGTTACGCCACCAACGAAACCGACGTGCTGATGCCAGCGCCGGTGACCTATGCGCACCGTCTGGTACAGCGTCAGGCTGAAGTGCGTAAAAACGGCACGCTGCCGTGGCTGCGCCCGGATGCGAAAAGCCAGGTCACCTTCCAGTATGACGCCGGCAAAATTGTGGGTATCGATGCGGTCGTGCTCTCTACGCAGCACGCTGAAGATATCGAGCAGCACGCGCTCCACGAAGCCGTCATGGAAGAGATTATTAAGCCGGTTCTGCCTGCTGAATGGCTGAACGAATCCACCAAATACTTCATTAACCCGACGGGCCGTTTCGTTATCGGCGGACCGATGGGCGACTGCGGTCTGACTGGTCGTAAGATCATCGTCGATACCTACGGCGGCATGGCGCGCCACGGCGGCGGCGCGTTCTCCGGTAAAGACCCGTCTAAAGTTGACCGTTCGGCTGCGTACGCCGCGCGTTACGTTGCGAAAAACATCGTGGCCGCAGGTCTTGCTGACCGTTGCGAGATCCAGGTGTCCTACGCGATTGGCGTCGCCGAGCCAACCTCCATCATGGTGGAAACCTTCGGCACTGAGAAAATCGCAACCGAGCAGCTTACCCTGCTGGTACGTGAGTTCTTCGACCTGCGTCCGTACGGCCTGATCCAGATGCTGGATCTGCTGCACCCGATCTACAAAGAGACCGCCGCTTACGGTCACTTTGGTCGCGAACACTTCCCGTGGGAAAAAACCGACAAAGCGCAGGTTCTGCGCGATGCTGCCGGTCTGAAATAA